From one Xiphias gladius isolate SHS-SW01 ecotype Sanya breed wild chromosome 12, ASM1685928v1, whole genome shotgun sequence genomic stretch:
- the sb:cb1058 gene encoding cilia- and flagella-associated protein 251 isoform X1 — MTIGKNSRKSSTRSSIRAPKFLDKSSGFYGRLDEPETTREVEEVRENEVEGRGNGTADGSREGRAMSSPAPSVVHNSGAEEREDAEAFDFNEGIMEDDGETLLRRKPSRRSSRWRSSSRRKQKEGRIEEDADRDEKPNLNTETSVDPHVLEGTRVMVEVEMEKVMKMEGENEKAGKGKEPALVHFPVREDEDDQVLIRDKKRGREEEGEEESRMKREQEEGMKAVKRNTMKNYRKVRENRQKKIQSESLMLFLSICYQHIAEEHLLTSAFCISHLHKFHIQPYPTWLNFNPLKVT, encoded by the coding sequence atgacAATTGGCAAGAACTCCAGGAAAAGCTCAACCAGGAGCTCCATCCGGGCCCCGAAGTTTCTGGATAAGTCCAGCGGCTTCTACGGTCGCCTTGATGAGCCCGAGACCACCAGAGAAGTGGAGGAAGTGAGGGAAAACGAAGTAGAGGGGAGAGGGAATGGGACGGCAGATGGCAGCAGAGAAGGGAGAGCCATGAGTAGCCCAGCCCCAAGTGTGGTGCACAATTCTGgtgcagaggagagggaagacGCCGAGGCATTTGACTTCAATGAGGGGATAATGGAAGACGATGGCGAAACTCTCCTGCGCAGGAAACCCAGCCGCCGAAGCAGCAGGTGGAGAAGCAGCTCCAGGAGGAAACAGAAGGAGGGGAGGATCGAGGAAGATGCAGACCGAGACGAGAAGCCCAACTTAAACACGGAGACTTCGGTTGACCCCCACGTCCTGGAGGGCACCAGGGTGATGGTTGAGGTAGAGATGGAGAAAGTGAtgaagatggagggagaaaatgagaaggcGGGAAAAGGGAAGGAGCCCGCGCTCGTTCACTTCCCAGTCCGGGAGGATGAGGACGACCAGGTCCTCAtcagagacaagaagagggggagagaagaggagggagaggaagagagcaggatgaagagagagcaagaggagggTATGAAGGCGGTGAAGAGGAACACAATGAAGAACTACCGCAAggtgagagaaaacagacaaaaaaaaatacaaagtgagAGCCTTATGTTGTTTCTGTCAATTTGTTATCAACATATTGCAGAAGAACACTTATTAACTTCCGCTTTCTGTATctcacatttacataaattcCACATTCAGCCTTACCCCACCTGGTTAAACTTTAATCCCCTGAAGGTTACATAA
- the sb:cb1058 gene encoding cilia- and flagella-associated protein 251 isoform X2 yields the protein MTIGKNSRKSSTRSSIRAPKFLDKSSGFYGRLDEPETTREVEEVRENEVEGRGNGTADGSREGRAMSSPAPSVVHNSGAEEREDAEAFDFNEGIMEDDGETLLRRKPSRRSSRWRSSSRRKQKEGRIEEDADRDEKPNLNTETSVDPHVLEGTRVMVEVEMEKVMKMEGENEKAGKGKEPALVHFPVREDEDDQVLIRDKKRGREEEGEEESRMKREQEEGMKAVKRNTMKNYRKALDRAFRRGWEAFITNLYSVTLTPVTSSSPPSPLSKKQLRNNSLLAEIR from the exons atgacAATTGGCAAGAACTCCAGGAAAAGCTCAACCAGGAGCTCCATCCGGGCCCCGAAGTTTCTGGATAAGTCCAGCGGCTTCTACGGTCGCCTTGATGAGCCCGAGACCACCAGAGAAGTGGAGGAAGTGAGGGAAAACGAAGTAGAGGGGAGAGGGAATGGGACGGCAGATGGCAGCAGAGAAGGGAGAGCCATGAGTAGCCCAGCCCCAAGTGTGGTGCACAATTCTGgtgcagaggagagggaagacGCCGAGGCATTTGACTTCAATGAGGGGATAATGGAAGACGATGGCGAAACTCTCCTGCGCAGGAAACCCAGCCGCCGAAGCAGCAGGTGGAGAAGCAGCTCCAGGAGGAAACAGAAGGAGGGGAGGATCGAGGAAGATGCAGACCGAGACGAGAAGCCCAACTTAAACACGGAGACTTCGGTTGACCCCCACGTCCTGGAGGGCACCAGGGTGATGGTTGAGGTAGAGATGGAGAAAGTGAtgaagatggagggagaaaatgagaaggcGGGAAAAGGGAAGGAGCCCGCGCTCGTTCACTTCCCAGTCCGGGAGGATGAGGACGACCAGGTCCTCAtcagagacaagaagagggggagagaagaggagggagaggaagagagcaggatgaagagagagcaagaggagggTATGAAGGCGGTGAAGAGGAACACAATGAAGAACTACCGCAAg GCCTTGGACCGAGCATTTCGTCGCGGCTGGGAGGCTTTCATCACCAACCTCTACAGTGTCACGCTCACACCTGTGACATCATCCTCGCCACCTTCACCTTTGTCGAAGAAGCAGCTAAGGAACAACTCCTTGTTGGCTGAGATTCGGTAG